Proteins encoded in a region of the Armatimonadota bacterium genome:
- a CDS encoding pentapeptide repeat-containing protein — MKPTNQVKLGLAVVLCIVFGAVVYLQTRPVIIRHRETGEVIYTGKTEKSALEKAEKERLDLCGADLRGAHLSGADLSGVRLNSADLTGAQMIGADLSGAHLSKARLTGANLVGANLADADLGEARLTGADLTGADLTGAGLIAANLTQADLTYADLSGADLSGAHLIESNLSSTDLTHADLTGADLSKANLHGTKLTHADLTGADLTDIDLSNASLKDAIR; from the coding sequence ATGAAACCGACCAATCAGGTCAAACTGGGCCTGGCCGTGGTGCTGTGCATCGTGTTTGGAGCCGTGGTCTATCTCCAGACGCGGCCGGTCATCATCAGACACAGGGAAACGGGAGAAGTGATCTACACCGGCAAGACCGAGAAGTCCGCGCTCGAGAAGGCCGAGAAGGAGAGACTCGACTTGTGCGGCGCCGACCTGCGCGGTGCTCACCTGAGCGGCGCCGACCTGTCCGGCGTGCGCCTGAACAGCGCCGACCTGACCGGCGCCCAGATGATCGGTGCCGATCTCTCCGGCGCTCACCTCAGCAAGGCCAGGCTTACCGGCGCCAACCTGGTCGGAGCCAACCTGGCCGACGCCGACCTGGGTGAAGCACGGCTGACCGGGGCCGACCTGACCGGCGCCGATCTGACCGGCGCCGGACTCATCGCCGCGAACCTGACGCAGGCCGACCTCACGTATGCCGACTTGAGCGGCGCCGATCTGAGCGGCGCTCACCTGATTGAATCCAACCTGAGCAGCACCGATCTGACACATGCCGACCTGACCGGCGCCGATCTCAGCAAGGCCAATCTGCACGGCACCAAACTGACACATGCCGACCTGACCGGTGCGGACCTGACTGACATTGACCTGAGCAACGCCAGTCTCAAGGATGCCATCCGGTGA
- a CDS encoding methyltransferase, which yields MTSRERISLALSHREPDRVPMDLGASAVTGMHAATVYKLRQALGLDAPGTPVKVVEPYQMLGEIAPDLMDAIGVDVVGLGGPRTLFGFPNEGWKEWTWFDGTPLLVPEGFSTDPEPDGSILMYPEGDKSAPPSGKLPKDGFYFDTIVRQPPFDDGNLDPKDNLQEFGPVSDADLEHFRSEAERLYTQTDKAILANFGGTAFGDIALVPVPWIKEPKGIRDIEEWYVSTAARRDYIYAVFERQCEIALANWAKINEVVGDRVAAVFVTGTDFGTQRGPFISVQAYRDLYKPFHKEVNDWVHAHTGWKTFIHSCGSISALIPDFIDAGFDILNPVQVSAADMDARSLKSRFGDRITFWGGSVDTQQTLPFGTPDQVRAEVRERIEVFGRGGGFVFNAIHNIQARTPVENLLAMFDVVRPV from the coding sequence ATGACATCGAGAGAAAGGATCAGCCTCGCGCTCAGCCACCGCGAGCCCGACCGCGTGCCGATGGATCTCGGCGCGAGCGCGGTCACCGGCATGCACGCCGCTACGGTGTACAAGCTCCGCCAGGCGCTCGGCCTCGATGCGCCCGGCACGCCGGTCAAGGTCGTCGAGCCGTACCAGATGCTCGGCGAGATCGCGCCCGACCTGATGGATGCCATCGGCGTTGACGTAGTCGGCCTCGGCGGCCCGAGGACGCTCTTCGGCTTTCCGAACGAAGGCTGGAAGGAGTGGACCTGGTTCGACGGGACGCCGCTCCTGGTCCCTGAGGGTTTCAGTACCGATCCCGAACCGGACGGCTCGATCCTGATGTACCCCGAGGGCGACAAGTCGGCGCCCCCGAGCGGCAAGCTCCCGAAGGACGGCTTCTACTTCGACACCATAGTCCGGCAGCCGCCGTTCGATGACGGCAATCTCGACCCGAAGGACAACCTCCAGGAGTTCGGCCCGGTCTCCGACGCAGATCTCGAGCACTTCCGCTCCGAGGCCGAGCGGCTCTACACTCAGACCGACAAGGCCATTCTCGCCAACTTCGGCGGCACCGCCTTCGGCGACATCGCGCTCGTTCCCGTGCCGTGGATCAAGGAGCCGAAGGGCATCCGGGACATCGAAGAGTGGTATGTCAGCACGGCCGCCCGCCGAGACTACATCTACGCGGTCTTCGAGCGCCAGTGCGAGATCGCCCTCGCAAACTGGGCGAAGATCAACGAGGTCGTCGGCGACAGGGTTGCCGCCGTGTTCGTCACCGGTACGGATTTCGGCACCCAGCGAGGGCCGTTCATCTCGGTCCAGGCATACCGCGACCTCTACAAGCCGTTCCACAAGGAGGTGAACGACTGGGTCCACGCGCACACCGGCTGGAAGACGTTCATCCACTCCTGCGGGTCTATCTCGGCCCTGATCCCCGACTTCATTGACGCCGGCTTCGACATCCTGAACCCCGTGCAGGTCTCGGCGGCCGACATGGACGCCCGCAGCCTGAAGAGCAGGTTCGGCGACCGGATCACGTTCTGGGGCGGCTCGGTAGATACCCAGCAGACGCTCCCCTTCGGCACGCCGGACCAGGTGCGCGCTGAGGTCCGCGAACGCATCGAGGTATTCGGCCGAGGAGGAGGTTTCGTCTTCAACGCGATACACAACATCCAGGCTCGCACTCCGGTCGAGAACCTGCTGGCTATGTTCGACGTCGTCCGACCCGTCTGA
- a CDS encoding substrate-binding domain-containing protein, which translates to MKKLIIPLILLAAVMAATSLAQRRGADRSSSGGLTASRGHEDQLYVEVSALGNLDYFYDHKLGMELAGKALGVRTEYVGPAEYDIPAMITAFEQALAKPGLKGIVVVGFEPALVPIINKAVESGVPVVTADADLPESKRVAFVGTGNYQAGVEGGAKLAELIGGKGKVALMTKVGQSNLEERIRGYKDSLAGFRDIELVQIVDTQSDAVIAAQVATAVLRKNPDLAGIGCVEAAGGTGAATAVKESGLAGKVKIVSMDRGNEVLELIGQGVISASIAQRTALMPLYAVQILYNLANQDVPITEDNVRAGISTTPASIDTGVIVVDKSNYKYFLRK; encoded by the coding sequence ATGAAGAAACTGATCATCCCTTTGATCCTGCTCGCGGCCGTGATGGCCGCGACCTCGCTCGCACAGCGCCGCGGAGCCGACCGGTCTTCCTCCGGCGGCCTGACCGCGAGTCGAGGACATGAGGATCAGCTCTACGTCGAGGTGTCCGCGCTGGGCAACCTCGACTACTTCTACGATCACAAGCTCGGGATGGAACTCGCGGGCAAGGCTCTCGGCGTGCGCACCGAGTACGTCGGCCCGGCGGAGTACGACATCCCCGCGATGATCACTGCTTTTGAGCAGGCGCTGGCGAAACCCGGCCTCAAGGGTATCGTCGTCGTCGGCTTCGAGCCCGCGCTCGTGCCGATCATCAACAAGGCGGTCGAGTCGGGTGTTCCCGTAGTCACCGCAGACGCGGATCTCCCCGAGTCGAAGCGGGTCGCGTTTGTCGGTACCGGCAACTACCAGGCCGGCGTTGAAGGCGGCGCCAAGCTTGCGGAACTGATCGGCGGCAAGGGCAAGGTCGCGCTGATGACGAAGGTCGGGCAGTCGAACCTCGAGGAGCGCATCCGCGGCTACAAGGATTCCCTCGCCGGGTTCCGTGATATCGAACTCGTGCAGATCGTAGACACGCAGTCCGACGCCGTCATCGCGGCGCAGGTCGCCACCGCCGTGCTTCGGAAGAACCCCGATCTCGCCGGCATCGGATGCGTCGAGGCCGCCGGCGGCACCGGCGCGGCGACCGCCGTGAAGGAATCGGGCCTCGCGGGCAAGGTCAAGATCGTCTCGATGGACCGCGGCAACGAGGTGCTCGAGTTGATCGGCCAGGGAGTCATCAGCGCCTCGATAGCCCAGCGCACCGCCCTGATGCCGCTCTATGCCGTGCAGATTCTCTACAACCTCGCGAACCAGGACGTTCCGATCACCGAGGACAACGTTAGAGCCGGCATCTCGACAACGCCGGCAAGCATCGACACCGGTGTCATCGTCGTGGACAAGAGCAACTACAAGTATTTCCTGAGGAAGTAG